The Salegentibacter mishustinae genomic interval TCAATTAGAACAAGATATTGTGAGATGGTCTTCAACAACTCCTAGTGGGGCTTTTATGGTAGTGCCAACGCGTTGTGTAGATTGTACACGTTTTGGATCTAATGTAAAACCAGAATTTTGGGAAGATTAATTAGAAAACAAGAAAATGATTAAAAAGATTTTCATAGTATTTTTAGCTTGCCTGGGACTTAACCTGTCTTATTCGCAAGGCAGCTCAAACATAGAATTCCTTCAAAAAGAAATTCCTAAAGAACAGGTTTATCTTCACTTAAATAGTAGCTTATTATTTAGTGGGGAAAAGCTACTTTACAAGTTTTATAGCCTTAATGCGGAAACCCAGAAGCTTAGCAAGTTAAGCAAAGTTGGCTGGGTAGTTCTAGTAAATTCAGATAAAGAAATTGTTTTTCAGCATAAATTAAACCTGGAAGAAGGCCAGTCATATTCCGATTTTTTTATTCCTTCTGATTTACAGTCGGGAGCATATAAGATTCTAGGCTATACTTCCTGGATGCTAAATGCTGAAGAAAATTATTTTGAACAGGATATTCAAATTTTAAATCCCTATCAAAAGAGTAATGAAGGGCTTGTAATTCAGGAAAATCCTGCATCTACTTCAGAAAATAATGCAAGAGAATCGGTAGCTGATCTGGATTTAAAATTGAACAAAGCGTCTTTCTCAACGCGGGAAAAAGTAGTCTTAATTGTGGGGAACACATCAGATATGTTGGGTGATTTTTCTATATCTGTAAGGCGAATAGATAGTTTTAATAAACCTACGCTACTTAAAAGCACTAATTTCCACAAGCTCTACGAAAATAAAAGCTGGAATTTTTCTGAAAATATTATTCTACCGGAAGTAAGAGGTTCTCTTATTAGCGGAAGAGTAAGCGCTAATGACAATTCGGTTTTAAAATCTAAGAATTTAATAGTTTCCTTTCCTGGTGAAGAAAGTCAGGTAAACATTGTTTCTATAGACGATAAAGGGGAGTTTAGTTTTATAATAAATAAGGAGCTGGCAGTTGAAGAGCTATTGTTGCAACTTACAGACTATAATCAAGATGATTATAGTGTTGAATTATTTCCAACTACTCAACCAGATTTTTCTTCCTTAAACTTTAAAAAACCGGTAGTTCAAACAGGTTTTAAAGATTATATTCTGGAAAAAAGTATAAATAATCAAATAGAAAATGCATACTCGGCTACAAAGGCAGACCGAACAGTCTTTCCCGCAGATGATGGATATTTCTTTGGTGAAAAGCTTTTTAAATTCAATCTAGACGATTATACAAGGTTTCCCGAGGTTACCCAGACTTTTGTGGAAATCATTGAATCTGGAAGGGTTAAAAGAAATCAAGATGGAACTCATAGTATTATGGTTAGAAATCAAAATATCAATGGTGAATTTACGCTGCCTGCTTTGTTGATCGTAGATGGAGTAGTGGTGCAAAATCATGATAAACTGGTTTTTTTTGATGCAGAAAGAATTGAAAGCATTGGCATTCTTAGAAGCAAGTACTTCTTTGGTCCTGCAATTTACCAGGGCGTGGTAGTGGTAGAAACTAAAGATGGAGATTTCCCGGAAGTATTTAGAGAAAATCATATTAAATCTAAACTTGTGGCCAAAGCACAAATTCCAAAGAAATATTATAGCCCAAATTATAAGACTGAAGAGCTAAATAGAATCCCTGATTATAGAACGCAGCTCTGGTGGAACCCCAATTTAGATTTGGGAGATTCGGCTAATGAGATTAGTTTTTATACCTCAGACCTTGAAGGAAAGTTTGAAATTAATCTGGAGGGGTTTACCAAACAAGGTCAACCGGTATCGATAATAAAAACTTTTAGTGTGGAATAGTTCCGAATAGCAATCATTATTTTTCGTATCTTATTGTATAAATTTCTCAACAATTTTTGGAAATTTATTTTTAGTTGAAAATCTGAAACTGAAAGTTAGTAGGCTATCATACAAAGGCATACCCAACCTAATTTATACCTTATTATTTTTAATGATTTCAATTCGGAAATATAAAAAGCTTTTCATATTCATCGGTTTCGTTATAATTATGTCGTCTTGCGTGGAGGAAATTGCTTTAAATTCAGAAGACTTTGAAGAAGCTATTGTGATTGAAGGTTTGGTAACTAATGAATTGAAAAAGCACGAGATTAAAATATCACAAACCTTTGCCATAGATTCTACCGGTCCTAAACCAGTGTCGGGTGCAGATATTAGTGTAACAGGAGAGGAAGAGAATATTTTTGAGGAATTAGAACCTGGGCGCTATATTTCTATAGATAGTTTTGCTGCCCGTCCAGGAATTGATTACCAGCTTAGCATTTTGGTGAATGGTAACGAATATATCTCTGAACCAACACAATTATCGGGAACCAGTAGCATTGGTGAATTGGAAGCCAATAGAATAAATTACCGAGGTGAAGATGGAGTTGCAATCACCTTAAATAATCAAACTTCTACAGGCGGGGCTAATTATTATAAATATGAATATGTTGAAACTTTTAAATTCAATTCAAATTATGATAAGGTAAAGGATATAATTCTCGTTGATGGCGTCCCAGTGGAAGTACCGAAACAGAAAGAAGAATATACGTGTTATCAAACGAACAATTCGCAAAAAATTATACTAGCCAATACTAATTCCCTCTCTGATGATAGTGTAAACGACTTGTTGATTAACTTTATAGACTCTAAAGATCCCAGTCTTTCCAATAGGTACAGCCTTTTAATAAAGCAATATGTAATAGGCAGGGATGCCTATAATTATTATAAAATTTTAGAAGAACTTACAGGATCTGAAAACATTTTTTCTCAAACTCAACCAGGATTTTTAGAAGGAAATATTACAAATATTACTAATCCTAATGAAAAAACAATCGGTTTTTTTAATGTTTCATCAGTTACTAAAAAGAGAATTTATTTTAATTATGAAGATTTTTATGATCCTGAGGGCATTAGACCTCGATTTGTACCCTTCGCCCTTTGCGAAGAAACTTTACCCGGTATCGATAATTTAATAGAACAAATAGAAAGAAATGCTGTAAGATGGGCGGGAGTACTTCCAGGAGGAGGTATCCTGGTGGTACCGGCGCGCTGTGTAGATTGTACATTTTTTGGAACTAATGAAAAACCTGATTTTTGGGAGGACTAATTAAAAACTTAAAGATTATAAAAAATTAATTTTCCTCGTTCTTATGAGAGCGATCTTCGTACCAATCATCAAAGGTTCTTTCTGTTTTGTAATTATCGGTAAGAATTCTATAAACGCTATAGATCAATAAGCATTGCCCAAAGAAGGTTAGATAGAAAATCAATGGGAAATTGGTATTAAAATATACGAGTATAGTAATTATTACCAATAAAATACTGGTTAGAATTAAGTATGTAATACCATTATTTTTCATAATACTTAAATTACGAAAGAGTACCTAAAACCTGTCTTAAAATACCTATAAAATTTCGCTGTCATTAACCATTATTGGTAGACAAAAAG includes:
- a CDS encoding DUF4249 domain-containing protein — translated: MSSCVEEIALNSEDFEEAIVIEGLVTNELKKHEIKISQTFAIDSTGPKPVSGADISVTGEEENIFEELEPGRYISIDSFAARPGIDYQLSILVNGNEYISEPTQLSGTSSIGELEANRINYRGEDGVAITLNNQTSTGGANYYKYEYVETFKFNSNYDKVKDIILVDGVPVEVPKQKEEYTCYQTNNSQKIILANTNSLSDDSVNDLLINFIDSKDPSLSNRYSLLIKQYVIGRDAYNYYKILEELTGSENIFSQTQPGFLEGNITNITNPNEKTIGFFNVSSVTKKRIYFNYEDFYDPEGIRPRFVPFALCEETLPGIDNLIEQIERNAVRWAGVLPGGGILVVPARCVDCTFFGTNEKPDFWED